DNA sequence from the Daphnia pulex isolate KAP4 chromosome 8, ASM2113471v1 genome:
GGCGTATTTCGATTTTCCAGGAATCGTGTTCAATGACGGACCATCGTGGAAGGAACATCGAACATTTCTGACTCACGAATTTCGCAAGTATGGATTTGGGAAACAATCAATGGAGCAGAGAATTCAATATGTGGTTGATGAATACCTACATCAAATTGGTGTAAGTCTTCATAGATCAATGCTGAAagcgaaattcaatttcatgaGTTCATTTATAGAAAACGAACGGAGAAAATCACGATCCGCATCCGAACATTGCGACGGCAGTTTATAACATTATTTGGACAGTGATCAGCGGCGATAAATTCAAATGGGGCGATCCTTTCCTGCAAAAAGTCATTAAAAATCTTGAAACCAATTTGCAGGCTGTCGAGCTCACCGGACCCCATAACTACGTCATCATACTCacgtaaattcaaatttgaatataatttaatagtgcataacaaatcaaacattttaaaaaataattctgatGCAGTCTTTGGCATTTACTGTGGCACAACTTTGTGCGCTTGTGGCAAATCGTCTCGACGAGATTGGTTTACTTTAAACAACTCATCGCCAAGTTCAGGAAGTACAGAGAGGAAACTTCAAGCTCGGAAGTGGAAGAGTCCATGATGTACGACTACCTGGTTAAAATGCAGGAATTAAAAAGCAGCGGAACGTCGACTCACTTTACCGGTGAGACAACAACATCCACTTAAGTCACGTTTGGTTATCGGCAACATTTTTCAGGGTTGTGAATTCTCGTATATACAGAGACGCAACTCCTTTGGTTGGTCTCCGATTTGTTTATCGCCGGCGGTGAGACGACCATCACAACCATTCGCTGGATACTCCTGTGTTTGGCCAAGTATCCTCAAGGCCAGGAACGTGTTCGACAGGAAATTATCAACGCCTTCGGTCGGGACTCGACGCCAACGTAATTCGTTTTCTTTGAATTACcctgaaatgtttttgttttttgaatgttttaacTTGATTTATGTCTGGATAGGTATGCTCAACGAACACAGTTACCTTACACAGAAGCTTTTATTAATGAGGTCCTTCGTTTGGGTGGCGTCGCTCCGGGAATGTGGCGCAATACCAGTCAAGATGCGACATACGAAGTTGTTATTCGacaattccttttaaaaatcaacTATCGAAACTTACAAGTTAGTTTTAATTTCAGAATTACGATATTCCAAAAGACACATGGGTTTTACTCCATTTTTGGGCCATGAGTAATAACAAGGATCAATGGGACGAAGTAAAAGAATTCCAGCCGGAAAGATTTCTAAATGAAGAAGGAATGttctgtaaaaatgaaaatcttttaGCATTCTCCACAGGTATATTAT
Encoded proteins:
- the LOC124199872 gene encoding cytochrome P450 2C70-like; this encodes MADIFGTTTAVGFLVTIIYFYWRQNRKTYRLPPGPKQNLIFGNLMELIHSTFIQGEPAFVKFSQWAFQTGPICYLRFFRQRVVVISDARVAQRLCVHQADKFTERPPGLFLARVLKNKGIVFNDGPSWKEHRTFLTHEFRKYGFGKQSMEQRIQYVVDEYLHQIGKTNGENHDPHPNIATAVYNIIWTVISGDKFKWGDPFLQKVIKNLETNLQAVELTGPHNYVIILTLWHLLWHNFVRLWQIVSTRLVYFKQLIAKFRKYREETSSSEVEESMMYDYLVKMQELKSSGTSTHFTETQLLWLVSDLFIAGGETTITTIRWILLCLAKYPQGQERVRQEIINAFGRDSTPTYAQRTQLPYTEAFINEVLRLGGVAPGMWRNTSQDATYENYDIPKDTWVLLHFWAMSNNKDQWDEVKEFQPERFLNEEGMFCKNENLLAFSTGRRECPGQGLAQMELFLFTVGILQKFKVALPAGEDVDIRSGHFGVTYTPPLHQLEFIPV